A window of Helicobacter pylori genomic DNA:
TTTCTGTTTCAAAAAAAGGGTTAAAAATCCTTTGAATGTCCTTTTCTGACTTTTCAAAATAGACCCCCTTAAACACCCCTAAAATTTGTTGCAAGCATTTTTCTTGATAATTCAATCGTTTGAATTTGATTTTCACCTCTACCCCCTACTTTTTAAATCGTTAATCTCTAAATGCAATTCATTCAAATTACTGCTCAATTCCAAATACAAATTATCGTTACTGATAGCGGGCATATACATGCTAATTTTTTCTACCCCCTTATCTTTCAAGTTTTCTAAAACTGCATTCATTTCTATATCCCCCACAATGAAAGCCGTATTTTCAGCCAGATACAAGGCGTTTTCAATCAAGCAAGTTATAGGGGTAGTAAGCTCCAAACCCTCGCACCATAAAAGATTGATTAAAATCGTTTGGGTTTCTCTTTTTTTAGGGTTAGAATAAGCGAATAAATCCTCTTGCCCCACTTCGCCCAGATTTTTATGATAAATAACGCTCATTTCATTATCAATAATTTCAAACGCTTGAAAATGCGTATCCAAATGCGGGCAAGTTTCTTGGATTTTAGCCCCCGCCCTTTTAATCCTTTCTTCGGTGATGTCAAAAATACTTGGGGAAGTGGATTTTAGGGTGTTTAAACAAAAATCATGCGTGCTTTTGTTTTTCTTGGGATCAATTTTTTCGTCTAACTGGACGAGAATGAAGCGCCTTTCTTTAAATGCGGCGTTCAAGCCATTAAATAACCCCCCCCCTCACTTAATTTTTGATAATCGCTCTTATTACTCTCTAGCACGGCATGCGCGGTTGTCCCGCTCCCAGCGAAAAAATCTAAGATGATGTCGCCTTTTTCGGTAGTTTGCTCTATAAGAAAGCTTATCAATTCAACAGGTTTAGAATAATCAAAAATATTTCTTTCATTAAAAAGCTTTTGTAACCCTCTTGTAGCCATATCGTTAGAATATTTATGATCTATAAAATCTACACTTAAAATATTTTTAGTGCGGTTAAAATATTCTATTTTATAAGGCTTGCTATCGGATATTTTAGCCTTTGTGTAAGTTTTTGTATAAATTCTATTGTTTTTAACTTCTACAAAACCATTAGCCAATCCAAAGTCAAATTTTGCCTTACCCCAACGCCAACGAAAATTATCAGCCAATTTACCATTGATTTTTTGTAATCTTTGCTCTTCTGTAAGTCCTCCAGCTATATATTTTTTTCCATTAATTTCTATAATATAATCTAAACTTTTGACATACCCTAGAGTATTTGAGTCAAGAGCTTGATTTAATCTATACCCACCTCTTTCATTGTAAAATTCATCTTTAAAAGAGTAATCGTTTTCATCAATATCAATCTGTTTAAAGCTGATACTATTCTTTTGATAGCATAAAACATAATCATGGTTTTTAGCGATTTGATTAGTGGATTTTCCTGCTCTTTTAACTAATCTTGGCATTTCAGCCACAAAATTCCCCTCCCCAAAAATTTCATCGCATAAAAGTTTGAGTTGGGCGGCTTCGTTATCGTCAATAGAAATGAAAATGACGCCGTCTTTTTTAAGCAAATCTTTAGCGAGCAACAATCTAGGATACATGAAGCTAAGCCACCCGCTATGGCATTTTGACCCAAAAAGATTGTTGATATAATCCAATTTTTCTTTAGAATAGTCCAATTGTTTTAAAAGCGCTTCGTTAGATTGTGAAAAATCATCGCTATAAATAAATTCATCGTTTTTGGTGTTGTAAGGAGGGTCAATGTAAATCATTTTGATTTTTTCGCTATAACTTTGTCTTAAGATTTTGAGAGCGTCCAAATTATCGCCCTTGATGAGAATGTGCTTGCTAGTGGATTTGTTTAAGGGTTTTAAAATCTTATCGTTTTTCTTAAAAGCTTGAGTTAAAGCGATTTTTTTACCCACAAAGTTCAACCCATAGCCCTCTTCTTTTATCCCGCTAAAATCCCCTAATAACGCTTTTAATTTTTCTGTGTCTAGCGTGAGTTGATTACCATTTTCCATGCTCAAGCAACCGGGAAAATAGCGATTAAAAATTTCTAATTTTTTTTCATTAACGCTTTTTTCTTCACAAATTTCTTTATTTTGCATCTCTATCCTTTATTTTAAATGATTTAAATTACCCAATTCTGCCTTAATTTTCAATTTTCAATTTTCAAATGTTCCATGTGAAACGCTAGCGTTTTTTAAAAAATCTTGTTTCACTTCAGCGATAATACTTCCATCTCTGGCTAAGTCAATGTATTCAAAACTATTCCCGCTCTGCTCTCCGCCCTGAAGTAAATCCCCGCTTTTTCTGTATTCTAAATCCAATTCAGCGATTTTAAAGCCGTCCAATTCATCAGCAAACTTTTCTAATCGTTCGTTTTCTTCTTGGATCGTGCATAAAAAACAATAGCCTTTCAAGCCGTTACGAGAAACGCGCCCTCTTAACTGGTGCAAGGTCGCTAAGCCTAACCTTTCAGGCGCTAAGATCACCATCACGCTCAATCGTGGTAAAGAAATGCCCACTTCAATGAGCGTGGTCGCTAAAAGAATGCTCCCACACTCTCTAAATTCTTCAATCACCTCTTCTTTATTTTTATCTTGCCCTGAAGTGGTATAAACCTTTTTAAAGCGTTTTTGCCAAAAGCTTGCCCCCTCACTCAGCGATAAATAAGGGATTTTTTCGCTCTCATTCACAAGCGGGTAGACGACAATGACTTGATGGTTTTTAGCGATTTCTTCGCTAATTTTCTCCATCACTATTTTAAAATCTCTTTTATGCAAGACTAGAGTTTCAATCTCTTTCGGGTAGGGGGTTTCTCTAATCATGGTCGTTTGAACAAACGCGCTTTTGGCTAGAGCTAAAGTGCGAGGAATGGGGGTTGCGGAAAATTGCAAGGAATGAGGTTTGTTGCCCTTGCTGCTCGCCATTTTTTCTAATTGGTAGCGCTGTTTGGTGCCAAATCGGTGCTGTTCATCAGTGATCACTAGAGCAAATTCATTCAAATCGCGCTTATCAAATAACAACGCTTGCGTGCCGATAACAACATGCGTGATTTTTTCAAACAAATAATTTTTTTTATGGCTCCCGCCGAGCAGTAATTCCACTTCAAAATAAGAGGGTAAAAATTTTAAGGCTTCGTTATAAAGCTGTTTAGCGAGAATGGAAGTGGGCGCCATTAAAAGGGTTTTATTGGGGTAGGCTAAGATCATGCTCGCTAAAATCACCATCGTTTTCCCGCACCCCACATCGCCCACGATCAAACGCTTGCACGCTATGGGGCTAGTGAGATCGTTTTGGATTTCTTTAATGGCGTTTTGTTGGTCATTAGTGAGTTGAAAGGGTAAAGAAGCGATGAACGCTTTCAAGCGCTCGCTGTTATTGGGGCATACGATTTTAGCGCTAAATTGCAATTTTTTACGCTCTAAATTTTTCATATAAAAAAGCATTTCAATGTATTTTAATGCATTTAAATGCTGTGAAGGGAAAGTTTTATTCGTTTCAAAATCCTTGAGAAAATGCGGCGTGGGGAAAAAAATTTCTAATAATAAATGCGCGATACTTTCTTTAACGCCTTCCTTTTTTAGACTTTCTAAAGAAAGGAGTTTTTGCAAATTTTCTTGGATTTTTTTATGGTTTTTAACTTTTTTAAAAAGTAAAGAAATGCCGCCAAATTCTTTAAGGATTTTAGGCGTGTTAATAATATAAGCTTGATTAAAAGAGCTTTGCTCTAATTTACCATAAATAAATAAACTCTCGCCGGTTTTAAATTGGTTGTAATAAAACGCGCTGTAATTGAAAAAAACAAGCTCTAAATTTTTGCAAAATCGTTTGGAATAAGCAAAAATCTTTAAAACTTTGGCGTAGTTTTTTTTATCTAAAACATGCACTTCTAAAACGCCACTCAAACCCGTTTCAAAACGCTCTAACAGGCTTAAATCTTTATAACCTTTAGGCGTATAGCTAAGCAAGGCCTCTAAAAGCGATTTCACATTCAATGTTTTTAATAGATGGTTTATTTCTTGCAATTTATCCTTACCCTAGCCAATCCTTAATCATTTTTATGATAAGATAATCAAATTATACATTGACTTAAGGAAATTTAATTGATGAAATCTAAAATCACCCATTTTATCGCTATCTCTTTTGTTTTAAGCCTGTTTAGCGCGTGCAAAGATGAAGTTAAAAAATCGTCCCAATCGCACCAAAACAACACTAAAACCACTAAAAACAATCAAATCAATCAAGCCAATAACGATATAAGAAAAATTGAACATGAAGAAGAAGATGAAAAAGCCACTAAAGAAGTGAATGACTTGATCAATAACGAAAATAAAATTGATGAAATCAGTAATGAAGAAAACGCTGATCCTTCGCAAAAAAGAACGAACAATGTTTTGCAACGAGCCACTAACCACCAAGACAATCTCAACTCCCCACTCAACAGGAAATATTAAAGTGTGAAATTTTTTTCAAAGGATTTATTCAAAAAAGTAACCCCTTTATTTTTAAGCGTTTATTTTTTAAACCCTACTATTGTGCAAGCCAAAAGCCGTTTTTATGTGGCTTCTCAGTATCAGGTGGGGAAAATGATCATGAAAAAATACAACGATCTCAAACGCACGATTGAAGGGGCGAGCTTTTCTTTAGGCTGGGAAATTAACCCCACTAATTACTGGTTTTATTCCCGCTACTATTTTTTTATGGACTATGGCAATGTCATACTCAATAAAAGAACGGGCGCTCAAGCGAACATGTTCACTTACGGCTTTGGGGGGGATTTGATCGTGGAATACAATAAAAACCCCTTGTATGTTTTTTCTCTTTTTTATGGCATGCAAGTTGCTGAAAACACATGGACGATTTCCAAACACAGCGCGAATTTCATTATTGACGATTGGCGCAGCATTCAAGGGTTTTCACTCAAAACTTCAAATTTTAGGATGCTGGGCTTGGTGGGGTTTAAATTCCAAACCGTGCTATTCCACCATGACGCTAGTATTGAAGTGGGGATCAAATGGCCCTTTGCTTTTGAATACGACTCGCCTTTTGTAAGGCTTTTTTCTGTCTTCATTTCGCACACTTTCTACCTTTAAACCAATTCCAACCCCACCGGGCAGTGATCGCTCCCCAGAATATCTTTATAGATTAAAGCGTCTTTTAAGCGCGTTTTTAAAGGGTTAGAGCATAGAAAATAATCAATGCGCCAACCAATGTCTTTGTCCCTTGCTTGTTGCATATAACTCCACCAGGTGTAAGCCTTTTCTTTGTTAGGGTAAAAATAACGGAAAGTGTCAATGAAACCGGCATTCAAAAGCTCGTTGAATTTTTCCCTTTCTTCATCGCTAAAGCCTGCATTTTTTCGGTTTGTTTTAGGGTTTTCTAAATCAATTTCATTGTGGGCCACATTCAAATCCCCGCACACAATGACCGGTTTTTTCAATTCTAAAGCTTTTAAAAATTTCCTAAACTCCACCTCCCAGCTCATGCGGTAATTGAGCCTGGATAGGGCTTGTTGGGAATTAGGGGTATAAACGTTCACTAAATAAAACGATTCAAACTCGCAAGTTACTACACGCCCCTCTTTATCATGCTCTTCAATATTGATACCATAGCTCACGCTCAAAGGCTCTTTTTTAGTGAAAGTTACCACCCCAGAATAGCCTTTTTTAATCGCGCAATTCCAAAAATCAAAATACCCTTTAAATTCAAAGGTGTTTTGCTCTTGTTGCATTTTAGATTCTTGAATGCAAAAAATATCCGCATCCACGCTATTGAAAAAATCCATAAAGCCCTTAGTCATGCAAGCCCTCAAGCCATTCACATTCCATGAGATCAATTTCATTTTAATCCTTGTTCAATTTGAGTTAATTCTATCTTTTTAGTCATTTTTTTAAAAATTAAGCTTTATTTTACCTTTTTTATGTAATAATTAACTTTCGCTTGGCTTGATAGCTCAGTCGGTAGAGCAGAAGACTGAAAATCTTCGTGTCGGTGGTTCGATTCCGCCTCAAGCCACCATTCAAACTTCATTGAATAAATAATTCCCTTTTTTGACACAAACAACACGAGAGTTTTCAATACTTAAAGGCGTGCTTTTGGCTCGTGGTTGCTCTTCTATTTCTAAAGCAACACACACCCCCTCTTTAAACCGCACATGGTTTTTAACCCATTCTTTGTATTCACTGCTTTCTTTGATTATATCGTTTAAATAATGCCCCTCATACACTTCCACAAATTCCATAAACTTTTCATTCAAATTCAACTCATTGTGCGTTATTTCGCTTTTTCGCGTGGAAGAATAAGCCAATTCGCTGGTTTCATAAAAAGTCGGCTCTACTTGGTCGTCTTGTTTGGGGCGCTCATAAATGGCTTTGACTAATTGCGTGGTGATTTCATACTCACTTTCCCACGCTTGTTTTAAAGGCTCTTCTATCAAATAGCATTGCCTAATGGTGCCGTCTTTTCGCGCTCTAGCCCTTTTGCATTTTTCTGTGGTGCTTCTGGCTTGAAGAATGGCGAAATTGTTTTTAGCTTCAAAAGTTTGAGGCTCTTCTAAAGGCTCTGTTTTTTGAACGGAGATTTTAGTGTAAGGGGTAATGATTTTACCGCTTTTATTTTCAGCCATGCTGTAATCGCAAGGGGTAATGTCTGTGGTGGTCTGTTTGTTTTCATCAACGCGCTTTAAAATGCTTGGGCGATAGGCTTGCAAATTTTCATCATCATAAACCCACTTCCCGCACGCAAATTCCTTGACATTAGGATCTCTAACGGCTTGTTTTTCCGCATTATCCTTACTATCTTCGTTGCTTTCATTGTTTTCATGAGTATCAGCATGAGAAGCGTTGTTATTGGGGGGCGTTTTTTCAGTGGGCGGCGTTATAAAAAGGTTGTTTTCTTGATCTTCTGAAGAATGTTTTAAAGGGGGTTTAGTGTCGTTTGTTGGCGTTTTAGTTTCATTAGCAGAGCTTATTTTGCTAGGGGTTGTTAAAGGCTGTAAAAGGCTGTTTTTAGAGTTTTTAGGGCCTAGTTTGGATTCTGGATAAGAAAAGTTTTGAGGAAGTTGTTGCGATGAACTGGGTTTATTTTGCGGTTTTTGCATGGGCGCGTTTAAAGAGGGTATTTGGTTGGGGCGTGGTTCTTTCAATTCTGAAGAAAAGATAATTTGCGTGTTTCTAGGAATGATAGAGCGATCAGGGTTTAAGGTCGTTTCTAAGGAAAGTTTTTCATCAAGGGGTTGATAGACGATTGCAGTGGATATATGAGTGATAGTGAGCGTGAGTTTTTTGTGTGGGGAGATATTATAAACTCCTAAAACCTGTCTTGGCTCTTTAGAATCAAGGACTTTAGCTTTAAATGTGCCTTTATGCGGCGAAGTTTTGATTTCTTCTAAAAGCTCGATGACAAGAGCTTGAAGGGGGTTAGAAAAAGCGAGGAAAAAAGACAAACATAGGGATTTTTTCATGCATACTCCTTTTTTAATTTGGATTATAGCTTAAAAAAAGGTTTAGTAAAAGTTATCAATAAGTTATAGATAGGTAACATTTTAGAAAATAATATTTAGTAACAGTAGTAGGGTTTTTAAGGGGGTTGTGAGATTTTAAAAAAAGTGAATGAAACGCTTTGTGATAAGCCTTTTTTCATTCACTCAAATTCAACGCCGTTTTTTTATCGTTCAATTCATTCAAGCGGTTTTTAATCTCTTCTCTAAGGCTTAAGATAAAAGGGTTTTTTTCTTCTTCAAGCATTTTTTTAACGCTAGAATACATTTTAGAAATGCTTGAATGATCTTTTAAATCCAAAAATTGAGCGAGCGAGAGCGTGGGGTTTGGGGTGTAGAGCCTTGCAAAATACACGACTAATTTTCTGGCTAAAGCGACATTTTTTTGGCGTGAAGATTTTTTGATTTCACTGGATTTGAGGTTCAGGCTTTGCGCGACAGCGAGCAAGATATTTTCTAAGCTTGAGCCTTCAGCATGATCTTTTTGCAAATCTTCTAAAACGGTTTTAGCGAGGTTTAAATTAATGGAGGCGTTCATTAGGTTTGCATTCACGCTGATTTTAATGATCGCTCCTTCCATTTGGCGGATATTGTCGCTGATGTGTTGGGCGATGTATTCCATCACTTCTTCGGGTAAAATGATTTGATTGAGCTGGCATTTTTGTTTGACAATAGAAAGCTTGGTTTCTAAATCAGGGGGCATGATTTTAGCGGTTATCCCCCATTCAAAGCGCGATTTTAGGCGATCTTCTAAACCGGCGATGTTTTTAGGCGATCGGTCTGAGATTAATACGATTTGTTTGTTATTAGCGTGCAATTCGTTGAAAGTGTGGAAAAACTCTTCTTCTAGTTTGGGTTTTCCTTGCAAAAATTGGGCGTCATCTAGTAGGAAAAAATCGCAATGGCGGTATTTTGCTTTAAAAGAATCCATGGTTTTATTGTCTAAATGCTTTAAAAAGTCTGTCAAAAAGTCTTCAGAAGTAACCAGCACGACTTTTTTATGCTTTTCTAGGGCATGGTTGCCGATAGCGTTTAAAATGTGCGTTTTGCCTAACCCTGTGCCACCATAAAAAAGCACTGGGTTATAAGGGGGAGTGTCGCTTTGGGCGACTTTTTTAGCGATTTCATAAACGGTGTTATTGCATGAGCCTACGACAAAATTTTCAAAAGTGTAAGAGTCTTTGACGCTGGATTTTACTGCTTTGTAATTGATGTTAGAATGATCGCTAGCCTGAATTTTAGGAGCCACTTCAATACGCACGTCCACGCTATGGGCTAAATGCATGCCGACTTTATTCTGGCTTAAAATTTCTTTGAGTAATACGCCGTGTTTAGCCGTAATCCAATTGCATAAGAGCATGTTAGGGGCGTAAAAAAAGGCAATATCGCTCTTGCTCGCATTAGGGTTGTATTTGAGCTGGCTTAAGCAATTTTCATACTCTATGGGGCTAACTTTTTGTTTGACTAGCGCCAAGATTTCTTTTTCAATATTGTTGTTGGTATCCATGGCGTTATTATAGCGTGAATAAGTTGTGAATGAAAAAGGAATGGCATGTGAATGAAATGTGAATGAAGCCTTAAAATTAAGGCGTTTCTTTTAAGGGTTTGTCTATAATGCTTGCTTCAATCATAAGCGAATGGATGCGAAAAAAGGATTTTCATGCTGCTTTGCGCTGGAAGGAATGAAACTTTAAAAGGGGCAACGCCTGTTGGTGTGGGCTTGATAGAAAGCGCGATCAATTTAACGAGGATATGTTTAAAAAACCCTAGTATAGAAAGCCTTATTTTTATAGGGAGCGCGGGGAGTTATAGTGCGGAAATTGAGCTTTTAAGCGTGTTTGAAAGCATTCAAGGCTATCAAATTGAAGAGAGTTTTAGCCATTTAAACAGCTACACGCCTTTGGATAATTTTATTCACATAGAAACCAAAGAACAAGCGCTTTTTAAAAGGGTGCGCGTGAATAGCAGTAACTACATCCACACCAACGGAATGTTTGCTAAAAAAATGGTTCAAAAGGGCGTTTTATTAGAAAACATGGAGTTTTTTAGCGTTTTGAGCGTGGCTAAGGCGTTTTCTTTAAAAGCCAAAGGGATTTTTTGCGTGAGTAATCATGTGGGGCTTGATGCGCATAAGGAATTTAAAGAAAATCATGCCAAAGTCAAGCAAGTTTTAGAAAACATCATTGATAGTTTAATAGTTTAGCTATCATGGAGCATTCTAAATTAAAGGCGGTTGAATGTTTGAAAAAATACGCAAGATTTTAGCGGAGATTGAAGATTCGCAAAATGAAATTGAAATGCTTTTAAAATTAGCGAATTTGAGTTTGGGGGATTTTATTGAAATTAAAAGAGGGAGCATGGACATGCCAAAGAGCGTGAATGAAGCGTTTTTTACGCAATTAAGCGAAGAAGTGGAGCGCCTAAAGGAGCTTATCAACGCTTTAAACAAGATCAAAAAAGGGTTATTGGTGTTTTAAATGTGCGGGATTGTCGGTTATATAGGGAATAGCGAGAAAAAATCCATTCTTTTAGAGGGCTTGAAAGAATTGGAATACAGAGGTTATGATAGCGCTGGTTTAGCCATATTGAGCGCTGATCGTTTGGAAGTGTTTAAAACTCAAGGGAAATTAGAAAACCTTAGAACAGAGCTTAAAGATAAGGAGTTTTTGAATTTTGGCGTGAGTATCGCTCACACCAGATGGGCAACGCATGGGAAACCAAGCAGCGTGAACGCCCACCCGCATTTTACAGAAAATTTAGCTTTAGTGCATAACGGGATCATTGAAAATTACGCGAGCTTGAAAAAAGAATTGGAAAATAAAGGGCATGCGTTTTTGAGCCAAACGGACACGGAAGTGATTGCGCACCTTTTAGAAGAAACGCTTAAAAGCGAGAATGATTTATTGAAAGCCTTTGAAAAAAGCATCAGCCTTCTAAAAGGGAGTTATGCGATTTTAATGCTCCATAAAAGGGCTAAAGAGAGCTTGTTTTACGCTAAATCTTCTTCGCCTTTGATCGTGGGTAAGGGCAAAGAGGGGGTGTTTTTTGCGTCCAGTTTGAGCGTGTTAGCCCCTAAAGTGGAGCAATTTGTCATTTTAGAAGAAAACAGCGTGGGGCAGATTTCTTTAGAGAATTTTAAAGATTTAAAAAATATTGAAAACATGAAAGATTACGCCTTTGACAATAAGGATTATTCTAAAGGGGATTTCAGGAATTATTTAGAAAAAGAGATTTATGAGCAGCATAGCAGTTTGTTAGAGTGTTTAGAGGGGCGTTTGGAAGCCTTGAATGTGTATTGTGAGATCGATCCTGAATTTTTAGAAAATGTGAGCGAAATCACGCTGTGTTCTTGCGGGAGCAGTTACCATGCGAGTTTGGCGAGCGTGTATTTGTTTGAAAGATTAGCCAAAATAAGAGCGAGGGCCATTTTAGCGAGCGAATACCGCTACGCCAATTTCAAAAGCAACCCTAACGAGCTTTTTATAGCGATTTCTCAAAGCGGGGAAACCGCTGACACTTTAGAGGCTTTAAAATTAGCCAAAGCGCAAGGGCTTAAAACCATTAGTTTGTGCAACGCCCCTTTTAGCATGATGAGCCGCATTAGCGATCACACTTTGTTGATTAGAGCGGGGGTAGAAAGGAGCGTGGCATCCACTAAGGCGTTTTCTTCGCAAGTGATGCTTTTATGGCTTTTGAGCGTGTATGTGGGCAAACAATTAGGGACGATCTCTAAAGAAGAAGAAAAGATCCAAGCTAAAAACATGCTAGATAGCGTGAATGCAATGAAAATAGAGCCTAAATTGCATGAAAAAATCAAGCGCCTATCCAAACGCTACTTGCATGGGCATGGCTTTTTTTATATTGGGCGCGATGTGTTTTACCCGCTCGCTTTAGAGGGGGCGTTGAAACTCAAAGAGATCAGCTACTTGCACGCTGAAGGGTATGCGAGCGCGGAGATGAAGCATGGGCCTATTGCGCTAGTGGATTCTAACCTTTTTACCATTGCTCTATTGTCTAAACATTTATTGTTTGATAAAACCAAAAGCAATATTGAAGAATTGAGCGCTAGGGATTCTACGATTTGCGTGTTAAGCTCTGAAATTTTAGAAATCGCTGATGATTTTATCCAATTAGAAGAGAGTGAAAGCTACATGGAAGAATTTTTCCGCATGAATTTAGCGATGCAACTTTTAGCTTTAGAAATCGCTATGCGTTTAAATCACGATGTGGATCACCCAAGAAATCTGGCTAAAAGCGTGACCGTGGAATGATCTAATAGCATATAGGAGTCAAATAATGGAAGTGATTTGTAAGCATTACACCCCTTTAGACATTGCAAGCCAAGCGATCCGCACTTGCTGGCAGAGTTTTGAATACGGCGATGGTGGAGGTTGTAAGGATAAGGAATTAATCCACAGGGTAGGGAATATCTTTAGGCATTCTTCCACTTTGGAGCATCTTTATTACAATTTTGAAATCAAGGGTTTGAGTAGGGGGGCGTTGCAAGAATTGAGCCGGCATAGAATAGCGAGCTTGAGCGTGAAATCAAGCCGTTACACTTTAAGGGAATTGAAAGAAGTGGAGAGCTTTTTACCCCTTAATGAAACGAATTTGGAGAGGGCGAAAGAGTTTTTGGTTTTTGTGGATAATGAGCAAGTGAATACAATGAGCGTTTTGGCTTTAGAAAATCTAAGGATTTTATTGAGCGAGCATAACATTAAAAACGATTTAGCCAAATACGCCATGCCTGAAAGCTATAAAACGCATTTAGCTTATAGTATTAATGCTAGGAGTTTGCAAAATTTATTGGCTTTAAGGAGCAGCAATAAAGCCTTAAAAGAAATGCAAGATTTAGCCAAAGCCTTGTTTGACGCTTTGCCTGGCGAGCATCAATATTTGTTTGAGGATTGTTTGAAACATTAAGCATAAGAAATTATTGCTTGATTTTATGTTAGTTTTTTATTGCTGATTTTTACACGCCCTATTTTAGCGTTTGATTGGATAAAACTTTTAAGGGGGTTTGTTGTACAATTTTATCACGCCCCATAGTTGCAATATGGGGCAAACTACCTTTAAAGGAGCATGTTATGTC
This region includes:
- the thyX gene encoding FAD-dependent thymidylate synthase, with the translated sequence MEVICKHYTPLDIASQAIRTCWQSFEYGDGGGCKDKELIHRVGNIFRHSSTLEHLYYNFEIKGLSRGALQELSRHRIASLSVKSSRYTLRELKEVESFLPLNETNLERAKEFLVFVDNEQVNTMSVLALENLRILLSEHNIKNDLAKYAMPESYKTHLAYSINARSLQNLLALRSSNKALKEMQDLAKALFDALPGEHQYLFEDCLKH